The following proteins are encoded in a genomic region of Macellibacteroides fermentans:
- a CDS encoding LytR/AlgR family response regulator transcription factor, whose amino-acid sequence MLKCITFDGDASTLDTLMSYFEKLDKALADVHEVLHKETAELPVFVKEGTRIIRLKKEEILYLEGYGDYVKVHRTNGKPLLSQVSLKKFEECLTDGSFCRVHRSYIVSLPQINYIERKRIKIGNDLIPISESYMPAFLDRLSLQE is encoded by the coding sequence ATGCTTAAATGTATTACATTCGACGGAGATGCGTCCACCCTGGACACACTTATGAGCTATTTCGAGAAACTGGACAAGGCCCTTGCCGACGTACACGAGGTATTACATAAGGAGACTGCAGAGCTGCCTGTTTTCGTAAAAGAGGGGACCCGGATCATCCGTCTAAAAAAAGAGGAGATTCTTTATCTGGAAGGGTATGGCGACTATGTTAAAGTGCACCGCACAAACGGTAAACCGCTGCTATCCCAGGTAAGTCTGAAAAAATTTGAAGAGTGCCTCACCGATGGCTCCTTCTGCAGGGTACATCGTTCGTACATCGTGTCGTTGCCTCAGATTAATTACATTGAACGCAAACGTATCAAAATAGGCAATGATCTCATTCCTATAAGCGAATCGTATATGCCGGCATTCCTGGACCGGCTTTCCCTGCAGGAATAA
- the rplS gene encoding 50S ribosomal protein L19 — translation MDLIKIAEEAFSTKKEHPAFKSGDTVTIAYRIKEGNKERIQNYRGVVIRISGHGDKKRFTVRKMSDNIGVERIFPMDSPFIDSITVNKVGKVRRAKLYYLRALTGKKARIKEKRV, via the coding sequence ATGGACTTAATTAAAATTGCAGAGGAAGCATTTTCTACAAAGAAAGAGCATCCTGCTTTTAAGAGTGGCGACACAGTTACCATTGCTTACCGTATCAAAGAAGGTAACAAGGAACGTATCCAGAACTACCGCGGCGTAGTTATCCGTATCTCAGGACACGGTGACAAAAAACGCTTCACAGTTCGTAAAATGTCTGACAACATCGGTGTAGAAAGAATCTTCCCAATGGATTCTCCATTCATCGACAGCATCACCGTAAACAAAGTTGGTAAAGTTCGCAGAGCGAAATTGTATTACCTGCGTGCTCTTACCGGTAAAAAGGCAAGAATCAAAGAAAAGAGAGTATAA
- a CDS encoding glycoside hydrolase family 3 N-terminal domain-containing protein, with translation MKKLIIALCLGTLSLKAGAQTEPALFQAADKTMMTHWVDSVFDSLSPEERIGQLFMVIADPSSNTRNMNRLLTYVKEQKIGGILYHTGNPVTQATVTNKLQETARVPLLVALDGEWGLSMRLTGTPRFPQNMMLGAIEDISLLRAYGEEVGRQCREMGIHINFAPVLDVNSNTGNPVIGLRSYGEDPQAVAERGSAYAAGIESAGIISVAKHFPGHGDTFEDSHYTLPSVFHDRVRLDSIELPPFRRYISDGYAGVMTGHLYVPVLGRRSPLPTSLNKEVVTGLLQEELGFRGLTFTDALAMKGASVASKDTNSCVLALLAGNDVLLAPANPARDFTAVKEAIASGVLDVRDIESKCIKILQYKYIAGLSNYRPVEIAGLQNRINTSHAAYLVNRLNAEGLTLLKNDNDILPVRALARKKIAALAIGESEGNPFQTMLNRYDSVACFQISRTSSPAEIARVYKQLNTYDLILCSVHTVRIPENDAFRKLTAAKPVVLTFFTLPYYCKEYAASINNAKGMLVGYENTDAAQTYAAQLIFGGIAGKGKLSVTIPDLYFAGSGLATEPVRLGYQEPEAAGLDPTKLAEIDSIVQEGLRAKAFPGCQVLVAKDGQVIYNKSFGYYTYDNLQPVTERAVYDLASSSKAAGTVTALMKAYEKKGFTLNSRLAEFVPSMQNSNKKDIRIRDLLYHESGLVPSITFYTSAIDSSSFRGSLYSSKKDAAHPRRFDANSFVNTTFRYRSDLVSDTLRPGFSTQVARNFYLNNTFRDTIFRIIAQSPLQTPGKYLYSCINFILLQQVAEQQMQMPLNEILGRYFTAPLGAGNTLYNPLTRIDSLWVVPTEDDFFVRRQLLRGYVHDEAAAFMGGVSGNAGLFSNANDLAKLLQMLLNEGVYGGERYLQQETLRLFTQSKTPNSHRGLGYDKPWPENPRLSSCGLLAPRSVYGHTGYTGTCFWIDPDNRLIYIFLSNRVHSTRANNSLAAMNIRTRIQDAIYKSFNGKSKK, from the coding sequence ATGAAGAAGTTGATAATTGCCTTGTGCTTAGGAACTTTAAGTCTGAAGGCAGGGGCGCAGACGGAACCTGCGCTGTTTCAGGCAGCAGATAAAACGATGATGACCCACTGGGTGGATTCGGTATTCGACAGCTTGTCGCCCGAAGAGCGAATCGGCCAGCTGTTTATGGTCATAGCAGATCCCTCCTCCAACACACGTAATATGAACCGGCTACTTACCTATGTAAAGGAACAGAAGATAGGAGGTATCCTCTACCATACCGGGAATCCCGTCACTCAGGCAACGGTTACCAATAAATTGCAGGAAACGGCCCGCGTCCCTTTGCTGGTGGCGCTGGACGGCGAGTGGGGCTTGTCGATGCGCCTCACGGGGACCCCGCGTTTCCCTCAGAATATGATGCTGGGAGCCATCGAGGATATTTCTCTTTTACGCGCTTACGGTGAGGAGGTTGGCCGGCAATGCCGGGAGATGGGTATCCATATCAATTTTGCGCCGGTGCTGGATGTAAACAGCAACACCGGGAATCCGGTTATCGGATTACGTTCCTATGGCGAAGATCCGCAGGCTGTAGCCGAACGGGGGAGTGCCTATGCCGCCGGAATTGAGTCGGCCGGCATCATCTCCGTAGCCAAACATTTTCCCGGTCACGGTGATACGTTTGAAGATTCGCACTACACCCTCCCCTCGGTTTTTCACGACAGGGTGCGGTTGGACAGCATTGAATTGCCTCCGTTCAGAAGATATATAAGCGACGGATATGCCGGGGTGATGACCGGCCATTTGTACGTACCCGTTCTGGGAAGGCGGTCGCCGCTCCCTACCTCTCTTAACAAGGAGGTGGTTACCGGATTGCTTCAGGAGGAGTTGGGGTTCAGGGGGCTCACCTTTACAGATGCTCTGGCAATGAAGGGGGCCTCTGTTGCAAGTAAAGACACCAACTCGTGTGTACTGGCCTTGCTGGCTGGAAACGATGTGCTGCTGGCTCCGGCTAATCCTGCCAGGGATTTTACAGCCGTGAAGGAGGCTATTGCCAGCGGGGTGCTGGATGTAAGGGATATCGAGTCGAAGTGCATTAAGATTCTTCAATACAAATACATAGCTGGGCTGTCTAATTACCGGCCGGTGGAGATTGCGGGTCTGCAGAACCGGATCAACACTTCCCATGCCGCCTACCTGGTGAACCGGTTGAATGCCGAGGGACTTACCTTACTGAAGAACGACAACGACATTTTGCCGGTCAGGGCTCTGGCACGCAAAAAGATTGCTGCACTGGCCATTGGCGAAAGCGAAGGAAATCCGTTTCAGACCATGTTGAACCGCTACGATTCGGTGGCCTGTTTCCAAATCTCGCGCACGTCGAGTCCGGCCGAAATAGCTAGGGTGTACAAGCAACTCAATACCTACGATCTTATTTTATGCAGCGTACATACGGTGCGGATACCGGAGAACGATGCGTTTCGTAAGCTCACGGCTGCCAAGCCGGTTGTGCTCACTTTCTTTACGCTTCCCTACTATTGTAAAGAATATGCAGCTTCTATAAACAATGCCAAAGGGATGCTTGTAGGATACGAAAATACGGATGCAGCCCAGACTTATGCAGCCCAGTTGATTTTTGGAGGTATAGCGGGTAAAGGCAAATTATCGGTTACCATACCCGACCTATATTTTGCCGGATCGGGACTCGCCACCGAACCGGTCCGCCTGGGTTATCAGGAGCCCGAAGCCGCCGGTCTCGACCCGACAAAGCTTGCCGAGATTGACAGTATTGTGCAAGAGGGACTTCGTGCCAAAGCCTTCCCCGGATGCCAGGTGCTGGTGGCAAAAGACGGACAGGTCATTTACAACAAGTCGTTCGGTTATTATACCTACGACAACCTGCAGCCTGTAACCGAACGGGCGGTATACGACCTGGCCTCGTCGTCCAAAGCGGCCGGTACTGTTACCGCGCTTATGAAGGCATATGAGAAGAAGGGCTTCACCCTGAACAGCCGGTTGGCCGAGTTTGTACCCTCCATGCAGAACTCCAATAAAAAAGACATACGTATCCGCGATCTTCTGTATCACGAATCCGGACTGGTGCCCTCCATTACTTTTTATACATCGGCCATCGACTCCTCCTCTTTCCGGGGCAGCTTGTACAGCTCTAAGAAAGATGCGGCACACCCCAGACGCTTCGATGCCAATTCATTTGTAAATACAACCTTCCGGTACCGCTCCGATCTGGTCTCCGATACGTTACGCCCCGGTTTTTCCACCCAGGTGGCACGTAATTTCTACTTGAATAATACCTTTCGGGATACTATTTTCCGTATAATAGCCCAATCGCCGTTACAGACTCCCGGTAAATACCTTTATAGCTGCATTAACTTCATTTTGTTACAACAGGTGGCCGAGCAACAGATGCAGATGCCGTTGAATGAAATCCTGGGACGTTATTTCACGGCTCCATTAGGTGCAGGAAACACCCTGTATAATCCGCTTACCCGGATAGACAGTCTGTGGGTTGTACCTACGGAAGACGACTTTTTTGTGCGCCGCCAATTGCTCCGGGGCTATGTGCACGATGAGGCTGCCGCATTTATGGGGGGCGTTTCCGGCAATGCGGGATTGTTTTCCAATGCAAACGATCTGGCCAAGCTGCTGCAGATGTTGCTGAATGAAGGGGTATATGGCGGCGAACGATACCTTCAGCAGGAGACACTCCGTCTCTTTACCCAGAGTAAGACGCCCAATTCGCACAGGGGATTGGGATACGACAAGCCCTGGCCGGAGAATCCCAGACTTTCTTCCTGCGGACTACTTGCTCCACGGTCGGTGTATGGACATACCGGTTATACGGGTACCTGTTTCTGGATCGATCCGGATAACCGGCTCATCTACATATTCCTGAGCAACCGGGTGCATTCCACCCGAGCAAACAACTCACTTGCTGCCATGAATATCCGTACACGTATCCAGGATGCAATCTATAAATCTTTTAATGGGAAAAGTAAAAAATAA
- a CDS encoding aminotransferase class I/II-fold pyridoxal phosphate-dependent enzyme codes for MLFGHGDDYFNSQTEVKINFSSNVWHGANLEKLKEHLNTQFDKLSRYPEPDAATLKRLLARRHEVNEENVVVTNGSVSAFYLIAQAWRGASSLIAVPSFSEYEDACCLHEHKVSFFSTGDDLQEVSFEGQDFCWICNPNNPDGKMIHRSELLALIAANRNTVFVVDQAYVAFTTEDLLKPADVKNNPNLIIIQSISKAYNIPGLRIGYLIAQPDITERINKYLIPWSINAFAIEASKYILIHPAQFTLPVRKWQRETAEFIYQLNKLDGIEVLPTASTFFLVRLKTGVAADLKNWLLSTYGILIRDASNFRGLDETYFRISTQTADENRQFTEALAEWLSLQK; via the coding sequence ATGCTATTCGGTCACGGTGACGATTATTTTAACTCTCAGACAGAAGTGAAGATCAACTTCAGTTCCAATGTCTGGCATGGCGCAAATCTGGAAAAACTAAAAGAGCATCTGAACACACAGTTCGACAAGCTTTCCCGTTATCCCGAGCCCGATGCTGCCACACTTAAGCGATTATTGGCCCGCCGGCACGAAGTGAATGAAGAAAATGTGGTGGTAACCAATGGCTCTGTCAGCGCCTTTTACCTTATTGCCCAAGCCTGGAGAGGTGCCAGTTCACTTATTGCAGTTCCCTCTTTTTCTGAATACGAGGATGCTTGTTGTTTGCATGAACATAAGGTAAGCTTCTTCTCGACAGGAGACGATCTGCAGGAGGTTTCTTTTGAAGGACAGGATTTCTGCTGGATCTGTAACCCGAACAATCCGGATGGAAAGATGATTCATCGTTCGGAATTATTGGCTCTGATAGCCGCAAACCGCAATACTGTCTTTGTGGTGGACCAGGCCTATGTAGCGTTTACTACAGAAGATCTGTTGAAACCAGCAGATGTCAAGAACAATCCGAACCTGATTATCATACAGTCTATTTCCAAGGCCTATAATATTCCGGGACTTCGAATCGGTTACCTCATTGCCCAGCCGGATATTACAGAGCGTATCAACAAATACCTGATTCCATGGTCAATCAATGCATTTGCGATCGAAGCGAGTAAGTATATTCTGATTCATCCGGCTCAGTTTACTTTGCCTGTACGTAAATGGCAGCGTGAAACAGCCGAATTTATTTACCAGCTGAATAAGTTGGATGGGATTGAAGTACTTCCTACGGCGTCCACCTTCTTCCTGGTGAGACTGAAGACCGGTGTAGCAGCCGACCTCAAAAACTGGTTGTTGTCTACCTATGGAATCCTGATACGGGATGCTTCGAATTTCCGTGGACTGGATGAAACATATTTCCGTATCTCTACGCAAACAGCCGACGAGAACAGACAGTTTACAGAAGCACTGGCCGAATGGCTGAGTCTGCAGAAATAA
- a CDS encoding lysophospholipid acyltransferase family protein yields MKRILYILYTWLIFVPVFLVLTLLTALVTMAGCFLGNESVFSYWPGRIWSRLTCYLALCPVTVRGREHIPAGKSCVFVSNHQGAFDIFLIYGFLGVPFKWVMKEGIGKIPFVGAACRSAGFIFVENKKGGGSVQVIRKAERYLANGTSIVIFPEGSRTYDGKMIRFRKGAYQLAADLKLPLVPITLNGPFEILPIGSLNLKRHRMELIIHPPVSTEGLVPDRKGLELLADQTRQTIASALWEKYR; encoded by the coding sequence ATGAAGCGTATCCTATACATCCTCTATACATGGCTCATCTTTGTGCCTGTCTTTTTAGTGCTTACTCTTCTTACAGCCCTTGTTACAATGGCGGGATGCTTCCTTGGAAATGAATCTGTTTTCTCTTATTGGCCAGGTAGAATCTGGTCACGACTTACCTGTTACCTGGCTCTTTGTCCTGTTACGGTTCGCGGCCGCGAACATATCCCTGCAGGTAAATCGTGTGTATTTGTATCCAACCATCAGGGGGCATTCGACATCTTCCTGATTTATGGATTTCTGGGTGTTCCCTTTAAATGGGTGATGAAGGAGGGGATAGGCAAGATTCCTTTTGTAGGAGCTGCCTGTCGTTCTGCCGGCTTTATTTTTGTGGAGAATAAAAAAGGGGGTGGTTCGGTCCAGGTGATCCGTAAAGCCGAAAGATACCTGGCAAACGGAACATCCATCGTTATTTTTCCGGAAGGTTCGCGTACATATGATGGTAAGATGATCCGATTCAGAAAAGGAGCCTATCAGCTGGCTGCCGATCTGAAATTACCATTGGTGCCCATTACCTTAAACGGTCCTTTTGAAATATTACCCATCGGCAGCCTGAACCTGAAGCGCCATCGGATGGAGCTTATTATTCATCCTCCGGTGTCTACCGAAGGCCTGGTGCCCGATCGTAAAGGCCTTGAGCTGTTGGCCGATCAGACACGCCAAACCATTGCATCCGCTCTTTGGGAAAAATACAGGTAA
- a CDS encoding capsule assembly Wzi family protein, whose translation MKTYKLFALCAAVLLPAWTVFAQEETLENTTSWKAEVFASAASGTNTPFWLASNRYGLVPLDAGNGYGLTGITHHQSLNKDWSWQAGLSLAAVEPRYRNILIQEFFAGVSYKNLRLTIGSKENHTSLWNKALSSGDMVHSGNARPIPELNLSMPHFTLVPYTKGWLQIKGDFAVGRSFDEAYLKQTVRPGTTYVDNVLWHHKSGYLRLEDTKGNFPVSATVGLQHWVQWGGTSSNPKIGKQPQSFRDFIRVVTGSEGGEGATLSDQINVLGNHYGSYDMELAYQGQKLSARAYHQWYFEDKSGMELANGTDGLWGVEVNLHTCRWVQKVVVEHVVTRNQSGQFHFLEFDHDKYPGRGGGGDSYYNNGEYTTGVSYFNRGIGSPLIPSPEYNENGSLGFPNNRVSDWHVGISGELSTQVSYRLLATAMNTYGSHARPFRDIKQGVSGLLDITYKHPKLEDWQFTGTVAGDARELFGRSLGVGIKITKTGILKNW comes from the coding sequence ATGAAAACATATAAATTGTTTGCTCTCTGTGCAGCAGTACTCCTTCCTGCCTGGACGGTTTTTGCACAGGAAGAAACCCTGGAAAATACAACCTCATGGAAAGCCGAAGTTTTTGCATCGGCAGCTAGTGGAACAAACACCCCTTTTTGGCTGGCCAGCAACCGATACGGACTTGTTCCGCTGGATGCAGGCAACGGCTATGGACTTACAGGTATCACGCATCATCAAAGTTTGAATAAAGATTGGAGCTGGCAGGCCGGTCTCAGTCTGGCCGCCGTAGAACCCCGTTACCGGAATATACTGATCCAGGAATTCTTTGCCGGAGTATCCTATAAAAATTTACGACTAACCATCGGCAGCAAAGAGAATCACACCTCCTTATGGAACAAAGCATTAAGTTCCGGCGACATGGTTCATTCGGGTAATGCGCGGCCTATTCCGGAGCTTAACCTGAGTATGCCGCACTTCACCCTGGTTCCTTACACAAAGGGTTGGCTGCAGATAAAAGGTGATTTTGCCGTAGGGCGATCGTTCGATGAAGCCTACCTGAAACAGACTGTACGCCCCGGCACTACGTATGTAGACAATGTATTATGGCATCACAAATCCGGTTATCTGCGTCTGGAAGATACCAAAGGAAATTTCCCCGTTTCAGCAACCGTTGGTCTGCAGCACTGGGTACAGTGGGGCGGAACATCCAGTAACCCTAAAATTGGGAAACAACCCCAATCCTTCCGCGATTTCATTCGTGTGGTTACCGGCAGCGAGGGTGGCGAAGGGGCTACTTTGTCCGACCAGATTAATGTATTAGGAAATCATTACGGATCGTACGACATGGAGCTGGCCTATCAGGGACAGAAGCTGTCGGCAAGAGCGTATCATCAGTGGTATTTCGAAGATAAATCGGGGATGGAGCTGGCCAACGGAACCGACGGTCTGTGGGGCGTTGAGGTGAACCTTCACACCTGTAGATGGGTGCAGAAAGTGGTGGTGGAACATGTGGTTACACGCAACCAAAGCGGACAATTCCATTTCCTTGAATTTGATCACGACAAGTATCCCGGACGGGGCGGCGGTGGCGACAGCTATTACAACAACGGCGAATATACCACAGGAGTTTCTTACTTTAACAGAGGTATAGGTTCGCCGCTGATTCCTTCGCCCGAATACAACGAAAACGGATCACTTGGATTTCCCAACAACCGGGTGAGTGACTGGCATGTGGGGATATCGGGCGAACTTTCAACACAAGTATCTTACCGGCTTCTTGCAACGGCCATGAACACCTACGGAAGTCATGCGCGGCCGTTTCGCGACATCAAACAGGGAGTATCTGGGTTACTGGATATTACATACAAGCATCCTAAACTTGAAGACTGGCAATTTACAGGAACAGTGGCTGGAGATGCCCGCGAACTATTTGGACGTAGCTTGGGTGTAGGAATCAAAATTACCAAGACGGGGATTCTGAAAAACTGGTAA
- a CDS encoding polysaccharide biosynthesis C-terminal domain-containing protein yields the protein MIRVGITGQSGFIGTHLYNTLGLYPGEFERILFLDDFFHDDAALRKFVRQCDVIIHLSALNRHSYPKVLYDTNMRLVTQLIACMDAEKVTPYVLFASSIQEEKDNAFGKSKRDGRLMLEEWAVKRGASFTGLIIPNVFGPFSRPFNNSFIATFCYQLTHGETPQLLQDSDVKLVYVANLCELIIQKIRKQAKKTVHLVSCYEVSWDFQHRVSSILNLLQQYRELYLHRGIIPELNDPNDFNIFNTFCSYIDFKSHYPVRLEQHPDMLGMLVETSHMGVGGQLSFCSTLPAATRGNHYHIRTLSRLTVIKGQALVKMRKIGTKEILEFNLDGNTPSYIDIPVWYVHNITNIGSEPLYIQLWQNKIYLAELDDTFYEQV from the coding sequence ATGATTCGTGTAGGCATTACCGGACAGTCCGGATTTATAGGTACTCACCTATACAACACGTTGGGGCTTTATCCCGGCGAATTTGAACGTATTTTATTTCTCGACGACTTTTTCCACGACGATGCGGCTTTGAGAAAATTTGTCAGGCAATGTGATGTTATAATTCATTTATCCGCATTGAACCGTCATTCCTATCCCAAAGTTTTATACGATACGAACATGCGTTTGGTTACTCAGCTGATCGCTTGTATGGATGCCGAGAAAGTGACACCCTATGTATTGTTCGCTTCGTCCATTCAGGAAGAAAAGGATAATGCTTTCGGTAAATCAAAGCGGGACGGACGGCTGATGCTGGAAGAATGGGCTGTTAAACGAGGAGCTTCCTTTACCGGCCTGATAATCCCCAATGTGTTTGGTCCCTTTTCCAGACCATTCAATAATTCTTTTATAGCTACATTCTGTTATCAGCTTACACATGGTGAAACTCCCCAATTATTGCAAGATTCGGACGTTAAATTGGTGTATGTCGCTAATTTGTGTGAATTGATAATTCAGAAAATCAGAAAACAGGCTAAAAAGACAGTTCACTTAGTATCTTGCTATGAAGTCTCATGGGACTTTCAGCATAGAGTGTCTTCCATTCTTAATCTGCTCCAACAATATAGGGAGCTTTATCTGCATAGGGGGATTATTCCTGAGCTGAACGATCCGAACGACTTTAATATCTTCAATACTTTCTGCAGCTATATTGATTTTAAAAGCCACTATCCCGTTAGACTCGAACAGCATCCGGACATGTTGGGAATGCTGGTGGAGACTTCACATATGGGGGTGGGAGGGCAGCTGTCATTCTGTTCTACTTTGCCTGCTGCCACCCGGGGAAATCATTATCACATCAGAACGTTAAGCCGACTAACCGTCATTAAGGGGCAGGCTCTTGTGAAAATGCGTAAAATAGGAACGAAAGAGATCCTGGAGTTCAATTTGGATGGGAACACGCCTTCGTATATTGATATTCCTGTCTGGTATGTTCATAACATTACCAATATTGGTAGTGAACCTCTTTATATCCAGCTTTGGCAGAATAAAATCTACCTTGCAGAATTAGACGATACCTTTTATGAGCAGGTCTAG
- a CDS encoding ATP-binding protein: protein MERKRLGPDFEVEWMLDESVDPEKVLLPAMFIQILVENAIKHGLSLKEGEKRLRICVSRQTGGIRVCVSDNGLGYYPAHGQNLYNTGTGLKMLYQTADVLNGMNKEKLTVTVDNRKEDCGTEVCISVLQIRF, encoded by the coding sequence GTGGAACGAAAAAGGCTGGGGCCCGATTTTGAAGTTGAATGGATGTTGGATGAGTCGGTTGACCCCGAAAAGGTATTGTTGCCGGCTATGTTTATACAGATACTGGTGGAGAATGCCATCAAGCACGGTCTTTCGCTGAAAGAGGGGGAGAAAAGATTGCGTATTTGCGTGAGCAGACAGACCGGGGGTATCAGGGTATGCGTGAGCGACAATGGATTAGGATATTATCCGGCACATGGACAAAATTTATATAATACAGGTACGGGCCTGAAGATGTTATACCAGACAGCCGATGTGCTGAACGGAATGAACAAGGAAAAGCTGACTGTTACCGTGGATAACCGCAAAGAGGATTGTGGCACGGAGGTTTGTATTTCCGTATTGCAAATACGATTTTAA